A single window of Prochlorococcus marinus XMU1410 DNA harbors:
- a CDS encoding ribonuclease III domain-containing protein has translation MTFIMNAKRINQITTFLKSLNIKSKRFSEIIKTQNISVIQDFNQALIHSSEDKILNYEKLEFFGDAVLRLAASKFIEKKYPQMSVGERSELRAQIVSDEWLSKLGKKIDIDKLIIKGPKALGDDNSKNTIIGEATEALIGAIYKCFNSINEVNLWLDDIWEKDSEIFLKAPYKFKSKTVLQEWCQSKGFDLPVYKIIEVSKKNGDPQRFSCDIFIEGSKESSAFGKSHKQAETNAARVLIDKFITIGKI, from the coding sequence ATGACATTTATAATGAACGCGAAGAGAATTAATCAAATAACTACTTTTTTAAAGTCTTTAAATATTAAATCAAAAAGATTTTCTGAAATAATTAAAACTCAAAATATTTCAGTTATTCAAGATTTTAATCAAGCATTGATCCATTCCTCAGAAGATAAAATATTAAATTACGAAAAACTAGAATTTTTCGGAGATGCAGTACTTAGATTAGCTGCTTCTAAGTTTATTGAAAAAAAATATCCTCAAATGAGTGTAGGAGAAAGATCAGAGCTAAGAGCACAAATTGTAAGTGATGAATGGTTAAGTAAATTAGGGAAAAAAATTGACATAGATAAATTAATAATTAAAGGACCTAAAGCTCTTGGTGATGACAATTCAAAAAATACTATTATTGGTGAAGCTACAGAAGCCTTAATTGGTGCTATTTATAAGTGCTTTAATTCAATTAATGAAGTCAATCTTTGGTTAGATGATATTTGGGAGAAAGATTCTGAAATATTTTTAAAAGCTCCATATAAATTCAAATCTAAGACAGTTTTGCAAGAGTGGTGTCAAAGTAAAGGTTTTGATTTGCCAGTGTATAAAATAATTGAAGTCTCAAAGAAAAATGGTGACCCTCAAAGATTTTCTTGTGATATATTTATTGAAGGTTCAAAAGAATCATCTGCATTCGGCAAGTCACATAAACAAGCAGAAACAAACGCGGCCAGAGTGTTGATAGATAAGTTTATAACTATAGGTAAAATCTAA
- a CDS encoding NAD(P)H dehydrogenase subunit NdhS: MELSTKPILPGSIVIVKDTNSIYRGYKGFVQRVTNKTAAVLFEGGNWDKLITFQLKNLEIV, from the coding sequence ATGGAATTATCTACTAAACCCATACTCCCAGGTTCTATTGTTATTGTTAAAGACACTAACTCCATATATAGAGGATATAAAGGTTTTGTACAAAGAGTTACAAATAAAACAGCAGCAGTTCTGTTTGAAGGGGGTAATTGGGATAAACTCATAACTTTTCAGCTAAAGAATTTAGAAATAGTATAA
- the rimM gene encoding ribosome maturation factor RimM (Essential for efficient processing of 16S rRNA), giving the protein MINKNEWLTVGLITSCHGINGQVKVKSLSDFEERFLKPGMRWLQKENEPPSKIVITSGFKQPGKETFIVKFQGINTRNHAEKLKNFKILVKTDKLPKLKKEEFHLLELINLEVKTLENDQLRTIGKVINLENEKNNLLVIELYKNQKKVLIPFVKEIVPLVDIKNNYLIINPPNGLLEL; this is encoded by the coding sequence ATGATAAATAAAAATGAATGGTTGACTGTTGGATTGATAACATCATGTCACGGAATTAATGGGCAGGTAAAGGTTAAATCTCTAAGCGATTTTGAAGAAAGATTTTTAAAACCGGGAATGAGATGGTTGCAAAAAGAAAATGAACCTCCATCAAAAATAGTCATTACATCTGGTTTCAAACAGCCTGGTAAAGAAACCTTTATAGTCAAATTTCAAGGAATAAATACAAGAAATCATGCAGAGAAACTGAAAAATTTTAAAATTCTTGTAAAAACCGATAAGCTACCTAAATTAAAAAAGGAAGAATTCCATTTGTTGGAACTTATAAATCTAGAAGTCAAAACTTTAGAAAATGATCAATTAAGGACAATTGGAAAAGTTATCAATTTAGAAAATGAGAAAAATAATTTACTTGTTATTGAACTATATAAAAATCAAAAAAAAGTTCTTATACCATTTGTTAAAGAAATTGTCCCATTAGTAGATATAAAAAATAATTATCTAATCATCAATCCTCCAAATGGACTTTTAGAGCTATAA
- the glmS gene encoding glutamine--fructose-6-phosphate transaminase (isomerizing), with the protein MCGIVAVTGYKKALPLLINGLEKLEYRGYDSAGIAIINSQTKSITCNKAEGKLKNLINNLNDENIPGTVGIGHTRWATHGKPEFKNAHPHIDASGTIAVVQNGIIENFQDLKNKLEQEGTIFNSDTDTEVIPHLIKRELNTLSKLNLENNGSTLLVAVRNVISDLEGSYALAVLWADAPTSLVVARRQAPLIIGLGEGEFICASDTPAIVNFTNIILPMEDEEIALLTPLGIEIYDKNNERQYRNPVSIKASEQIMDKMNFKHYMLKEIYDQPQTAKNWLEKYLIQNTEEGQYQINYPFDTTFFESIERIEIIACGTSKHAAMVGSFLLEQFSGIPTNVFYASEFRYSPPPLLPNTLTIGVTQSGETADTIAAIDMEIKRRSLIEDKNFKPNLIAITNRKESSIGRQVSNIIDICAGIEVGVAATKTFFAQLLSFYGLAIKFAEIKGSQSLDEISKLINELIKLPPLIEDLLEQHNKSSEKLAHDFFNIKDVIFLGRGINYPIALEGALKLKEISYIHAAGYPAGEMKHGPIALLDKKVPVISIASPSEVFDKVISNAQEAKARDSYLIGVAPECNGTEIFDYLMKVPSSNEWISPLINILPLQLLSYHIAAHRGLDVDQPRNLAKSVTVE; encoded by the coding sequence ATGTGTGGAATAGTTGCTGTAACAGGTTATAAAAAAGCTTTACCATTATTGATTAATGGCTTAGAAAAACTTGAATATAGAGGATATGATTCTGCAGGTATTGCAATAATCAATTCTCAAACAAAATCTATTACTTGTAATAAAGCAGAAGGAAAATTAAAAAACTTAATCAATAATCTTAATGATGAGAATATTCCAGGAACTGTAGGTATAGGTCATACTAGATGGGCAACTCATGGAAAACCTGAGTTTAAAAATGCCCATCCACATATCGACGCTTCAGGAACCATAGCGGTTGTTCAAAATGGCATTATTGAAAATTTTCAAGATTTAAAAAATAAATTAGAGCAAGAAGGTACTATTTTTAATTCTGATACAGATACCGAGGTAATTCCTCATCTTATTAAAAGAGAATTAAATACATTAAGTAAACTTAACCTTGAGAATAATGGTTCAACATTACTAGTGGCTGTAAGAAATGTGATATCTGATCTGGAAGGATCTTATGCTTTAGCCGTTTTATGGGCTGATGCTCCAACCTCTTTGGTTGTTGCAAGAAGACAAGCACCCTTGATTATTGGTTTGGGTGAAGGAGAATTTATTTGTGCAAGTGATACTCCAGCTATTGTAAATTTTACAAATATCATTTTACCTATGGAGGATGAAGAAATAGCGTTGTTGACCCCTCTTGGGATAGAAATATATGACAAAAATAATGAGAGACAATATCGAAATCCAGTCTCTATAAAGGCCTCAGAGCAAATAATGGATAAAATGAATTTTAAACATTATATGTTAAAAGAAATTTATGATCAGCCACAGACTGCAAAAAACTGGTTGGAAAAATATTTAATTCAAAATACAGAAGAGGGTCAATATCAAATTAATTATCCTTTTGATACAACGTTTTTTGAATCAATAGAAAGGATCGAAATTATTGCTTGTGGTACAAGTAAACATGCTGCAATGGTTGGGAGTTTTTTATTAGAACAATTTTCAGGTATCCCCACAAATGTCTTTTACGCAAGTGAATTTCGATATTCACCACCTCCATTGCTGCCAAACACATTAACTATTGGAGTTACTCAGTCTGGAGAAACTGCCGATACAATTGCAGCTATCGATATGGAAATTAAAAGACGGTCTTTGATAGAAGATAAAAATTTTAAACCCAATCTTATTGCAATAACAAATAGAAAAGAGAGCTCGATAGGAAGGCAGGTTTCAAATATAATTGATATCTGCGCAGGAATAGAAGTAGGTGTTGCAGCAACAAAAACTTTTTTTGCTCAATTACTTTCATTTTATGGATTAGCTATAAAATTTGCGGAAATTAAAGGTAGTCAAAGCTTAGATGAAATAAGTAAATTAATTAATGAACTTATAAAACTGCCTCCATTAATAGAAGATCTTTTAGAGCAACATAATAAATCTTCAGAAAAGCTAGCACATGATTTTTTTAACATTAAAGATGTGATCTTTTTAGGAAGAGGTATAAATTATCCTATTGCTCTTGAAGGAGCGTTAAAACTCAAAGAAATTAGTTATATACATGCCGCTGGATATCCAGCTGGTGAGATGAAACATGGTCCAATAGCTTTGTTAGATAAAAAAGTACCTGTAATTTCTATTGCATCACCTAGTGAAGTTTTCGATAAAGTCATCAGTAATGCTCAAGAAGCAAAAGCCAGAGATTCATATCTTATTGGGGTTGCTCCTGAGTGTAATGGTACTGAAATTTTTGATTATTTAATGAAAGTTCCTTCCTCTAATGAATGGATCTCACCTTTAATTAATATACTTCCTTTACAATTATTGAGTTACCATATTGCAGCACATAGAGGACTTGATGTGGATCAACCAAGAAATTTAGCTAAAAGTGTAACTGTCGAATGA
- the psaC gene encoding photosystem I iron-sulfur center protein PsaC yields MSHAVKIYDTCIGCTQCVRACPLDVLEMVPWDGCKAGQIASSPRTEDCVGCKRCETACPTDFLSIRVYLGDETSRSMGLAY; encoded by the coding sequence ATGTCACACGCAGTTAAAATTTATGACACTTGCATTGGATGTACCCAATGTGTAAGGGCTTGCCCACTTGATGTTTTAGAGATGGTTCCATGGGATGGCTGCAAAGCAGGCCAAATCGCTTCATCTCCAAGAACTGAAGATTGCGTAGGTTGTAAAAGATGCGAAACTGCATGCCCTACAGATTTCTTAAGTATTCGTGTTTATTTAGGAGATGAAACTTCTCGGAGCATGGGCTTAGCATATTAA
- the acpP gene encoding acyl carrier protein, with product MSQEILEKVCSIVSEQLSVEAGEVKSDSNFQNDLGADSLDTVELVMALEEAFDIEIPDEAAEGIATVGDAVKFIEEKKG from the coding sequence ATGTCACAAGAAATTCTCGAAAAAGTTTGTTCTATTGTTTCAGAACAATTAAGTGTTGAAGCAGGAGAAGTTAAATCAGATTCAAATTTCCAAAATGATTTAGGTGCAGATTCTCTAGATACCGTTGAATTAGTGATGGCTCTTGAAGAGGCATTTGATATTGAAATCCCTGATGAAGCAGCTGAGGGAATCGCAACTGTTGGCGATGCTGTAAAATTCATCGAAGAAAAAAAAGGTTAG
- the fabF gene encoding beta-ketoacyl-ACP synthase II gives MPNFHRVVITGIGAVTPIGNNIDEYLVGLQKGTNGVSDITLFNPDQHPCKFAAEVKNLQSENFIEAKESKRWDRFSQFGVIAAKQAFSDSGLEITEANSSRIGVIIGSGVGGLLTMESQAQILSHKGPKRVSPFTVPMMIPNMATGLAAIALGAKGPSSSVSTACAAGSNAIGDSFRLLQLGKADAMICGGAEASITPLGVAGFASAKALSFRNESPQTASRPFDAERDGFVIGEGSGILVLETLENAQKRNARIYAEIIGYGTTCDAHHITAPSPGGVGGAKAIKLAIEDASLSFEKVDYINAHGTSTSANDKNETSAIKSIFKDRSYLIPVSSTKSMTGHLLGGSGGIEAVACILSLTHNFIPPTINYVNPDPECDLDYVPNNAREAQIGVALSNSFGFGGHNVCLAFSKMN, from the coding sequence ATGCCAAATTTCCATCGAGTAGTTATTACCGGTATCGGAGCAGTAACTCCAATTGGTAATAACATTGATGAATATTTAGTCGGCTTGCAAAAAGGTACTAATGGGGTCTCAGATATAACTCTCTTTAATCCAGATCAACATCCTTGCAAATTTGCAGCAGAAGTAAAAAATCTTCAATCTGAAAATTTTATTGAAGCTAAAGAATCCAAGAGATGGGATCGTTTTTCCCAGTTTGGAGTTATTGCTGCAAAGCAAGCCTTTAGTGATTCTGGACTAGAAATTACTGAAGCTAATTCATCAAGAATTGGAGTAATAATTGGATCTGGTGTTGGGGGCTTACTAACTATGGAAAGTCAAGCTCAAATTCTTAGTCATAAAGGACCTAAAAGAGTCAGTCCATTTACAGTCCCAATGATGATTCCAAATATGGCAACTGGTTTAGCTGCTATTGCTTTGGGTGCAAAAGGACCAAGTTCCTCTGTTTCAACCGCGTGCGCTGCCGGTTCAAATGCAATTGGTGATTCTTTTAGATTACTTCAACTTGGGAAGGCAGATGCAATGATCTGTGGAGGAGCAGAAGCAAGTATTACTCCTCTTGGAGTAGCTGGTTTTGCCAGTGCCAAAGCTCTTTCTTTCAGAAATGAAAGTCCTCAAACTGCTAGCAGGCCTTTTGATGCTGAAAGAGATGGCTTTGTTATTGGAGAGGGATCTGGAATCCTTGTTCTAGAAACTTTAGAAAATGCGCAAAAAAGAAATGCAAGGATTTATGCAGAAATTATTGGATATGGAACAACATGTGATGCCCATCACATTACTGCTCCATCTCCAGGCGGGGTTGGAGGCGCCAAGGCTATCAAACTAGCAATTGAAGACGCTTCTCTTAGCTTTGAAAAAGTTGATTATATAAATGCTCATGGAACGAGTACATCAGCTAATGACAAAAATGAAACTTCTGCAATTAAATCAATATTTAAAGACAGATCTTACCTCATTCCTGTAAGCTCTACTAAGTCGATGACTGGTCATCTCCTAGGAGGCTCGGGAGGTATAGAGGCTGTAGCTTGTATACTTTCTTTGACACATAATTTTATCCCTCCTACAATTAACTACGTCAATCCAGATCCTGAATGTGATCTTGATTATGTACCAAATAATGCAAGAGAAGCTCAAATAGGAGTTGCTCTTTCAAATTCTTTCGGATTTGGTGGTCACAACGTTTGCCTTGCTTTCAGCAAAATGAATTAA
- the tkt gene encoding transketolase — translation MVAASVSLESLCVNSIRMLAVDAVNKSNSGHPGLPMGCAPMGYALWQNILNHNPNNPKWFNRDRFVLSAGHGCMLLYSLLHLTGYKSVSIEDIKEFRQWGSKTPGHPETFETEGVEVTAGPLGAGISNAVGLAIAETHLAAKFNKPDCNIVDHYTYVIMGDGCNQEGIASEACSLAGHLKLGKLIALYDDNQITIDGRTDVSFTEDVLKRYEAYGWHVQHIEDGNHDVKGITEAIEKAKLIKDKPSIIKISTTIGYGSPNKSDTAGIHGAAVGEQEAALTREFLNWEYPPFEIPDEVYTHFRKSIEKGKNLEKEWDYRFEEYQKKYPSEGAELKRMLKGKLPENWDSDLPSYSSDDKGLATRKHSQICLGALGPNLPELIGGSADLTHSNYTDIKGETGSFQPHSPEKRYLHFGVREHAMAAVLNGIAYHNSGLIPYGGTFLVFADYMRGSMRLSALSELGVIYVLTHDSIGVGEDGPTHQPIETIPSLRAMPNMLVFRPGDGNETSGAYKLAIQNRKRPSALCLSRQGMPNQENTSIDKVALGGYVVSDCEGTPDLIFIGTGSELNLCIEASKEISSLGKKVRVVSMPCVELFEEQEESYKESVLPSVVKKRVVVEAAHSFGWHKYTGFDGICITMDRFGASAPGGECMKNFGFTVENVVNKTKEIL, via the coding sequence ATGGTCGCTGCATCTGTTTCATTAGAATCACTTTGTGTAAATAGTATAAGAATGCTCGCTGTAGATGCAGTAAACAAATCTAATAGTGGACATCCTGGTTTGCCAATGGGGTGCGCTCCCATGGGTTATGCATTATGGCAAAACATACTGAATCACAACCCTAATAATCCAAAATGGTTTAATAGAGACCGTTTTGTATTATCGGCTGGTCATGGCTGTATGCTGTTATATTCTTTGCTTCATTTGACGGGATACAAATCAGTTTCCATAGAAGATATTAAGGAATTTAGACAATGGGGATCAAAAACTCCTGGACATCCAGAAACATTCGAAACTGAAGGAGTTGAAGTTACAGCTGGGCCTCTTGGAGCCGGAATATCTAATGCAGTTGGTTTAGCAATAGCTGAAACTCACTTGGCAGCGAAATTCAACAAGCCAGATTGTAACATAGTTGATCACTATACTTACGTCATTATGGGTGACGGCTGTAATCAAGAAGGTATCGCATCAGAGGCTTGCTCATTAGCTGGTCATCTGAAGCTTGGAAAATTAATTGCACTATACGACGATAATCAAATTACAATTGATGGGCGAACCGACGTTTCTTTCACTGAAGATGTCTTAAAAAGATATGAGGCTTATGGATGGCATGTACAACATATCGAAGATGGTAATCATGACGTTAAAGGAATAACTGAAGCTATTGAAAAAGCAAAGTTAATTAAAGACAAACCTTCAATTATAAAAATTTCTACAACAATAGGTTATGGCTCTCCTAATAAATCAGATACTGCTGGAATTCATGGAGCAGCAGTTGGAGAACAAGAAGCTGCATTAACTAGAGAGTTTCTAAATTGGGAATATCCGCCATTTGAAATACCAGATGAAGTGTATACACATTTTAGAAAATCAATAGAAAAAGGCAAAAATTTAGAGAAAGAGTGGGATTATAGATTTGAAGAATATCAAAAAAAATATCCCTCTGAAGGAGCCGAGTTAAAAAGAATGTTAAAGGGCAAATTACCTGAGAATTGGGACTCAGATCTCCCCTCTTATTCATCTGATGATAAAGGGTTAGCCACTAGAAAGCATTCACAAATATGTTTGGGTGCTCTAGGTCCTAACCTGCCTGAATTAATTGGCGGATCTGCAGATTTAACACATTCTAATTACACAGATATCAAAGGGGAAACTGGATCATTCCAGCCACACAGCCCTGAAAAAAGATATTTACATTTTGGGGTACGAGAGCATGCAATGGCAGCTGTACTTAATGGGATTGCCTATCACAATAGTGGTCTTATTCCTTATGGTGGAACCTTCCTTGTTTTCGCCGATTATATGAGAGGCTCAATGAGGCTTTCAGCACTCAGCGAATTAGGAGTGATATATGTATTAACTCACGATTCAATTGGTGTAGGAGAAGACGGTCCAACACATCAACCTATTGAAACTATCCCCTCTCTTCGTGCCATGCCTAACATGCTGGTTTTCAGACCAGGAGATGGCAATGAAACGAGTGGAGCTTATAAGCTTGCTATTCAAAATCGAAAAAGACCCTCTGCTCTTTGTTTAAGTAGACAAGGCATGCCAAATCAAGAAAATACTTCGATCGACAAAGTTGCTCTAGGAGGATATGTAGTTTCCGATTGCGAAGGAACACCAGATCTAATATTTATTGGCACTGGAAGCGAACTAAATCTTTGCATTGAAGCGAGTAAGGAAATTTCAAGCTTAGGTAAAAAAGTCAGAGTTGTTTCTATGCCATGTGTAGAACTTTTTGAAGAGCAAGAAGAATCTTACAAAGAAAGTGTTTTACCTAGTGTTGTCAAAAAGAGAGTTGTAGTAGAAGCTGCCCATTCATTTGGTTGGCATAAATATACAGGTTTTGATGGGATTTGTATTACGATGGACAGATTTGGGGCATCAGCACCAGGTGGTGAATGTATGAAAAATTTTGGATTTACAGTCGAAAATGTTGTTAATAAGACGAAAGAAATTCTATAA